The Humulus lupulus chromosome 7, drHumLupu1.1, whole genome shotgun sequence region acaaatttttaaatttttttttcaataaatatatttatatattatttaatattaatactTAAGATAATGGTACAGTTGGATCCATTTTGAGATGTCTTTAGTACAATACATTATTTATGTAAAGAGTTCATAAATTAAGAGAATAGAAATTGTCTCGGCGGCTGTTGTAATCTGTGTcccaatttattaatttaaaaaaaatatattattatagtcGACAAGATGAGGTTTTTAATGAAATCAATGTGAATGAAATCATTATTGAGATATAAAGGTCAACATATTACATATCTTATTTTATTCCTCGTGATTTTATATTTCAACTTTTATTTTTTTCCTGTCATTCAACATTCAATCTCTCTCAATTTTGAATTGTATTATATCTCAATAtgtgaaaatgattttttttgtaaGTGATTTTATATTCTGGCatacttttaataattttttgtaaaataaattttatttaaaatttaataaattgtctaaatttttcgactgattttttgattttttttattaccgGTCTAAATAttcgactagctgtctaaattatgagagactattttacaaaaaaattattaaaactaaattagggtgcaaaataactttaaaaataaGTTATATAAGTATTTATAATAAAAGGAatataatttgaaaaattaacttaATTCCCACTAGGGTCAAAAGATCATATCCATAATGGGAGAACTTTTAATACCATTTcaacttatcttatcaatttcttaaaaaattattaaaattaagacatcacgttttttttaaataaataaataattttcttttggtTTTTAAAATATCTTATCTGTAAAACAATTTACAAGACAAcaaaatgtttaaaaatatataaaagttaagtattattattttttataattcaaTTAAAACCTTAAACTAAGTTAATCCAAAAATTAATTCTCCATTTCATTAATCTTCCCTTTTTTAAAAAGATTAAACTCAACTCTTTTACCTCTggaagtgtttttttttttggcccCTTCCAATAAAAACCAGTAAGATAATATCCTTATCCTATTAGTTAAATAAGATCATTTTAGTGAAAAGAcatcataataataaaaaaataaaaataaaaacatgggGAGGACGGTAGCCTCTTCATTTGACCGAATTCAAactaatataaatattatatatatatatatatttatagaaattTTACAACAGGGCAAGCCTTTTGTCCCACTGATAAGGACGTTTTCATTTTATaactcagtttttttttttttttttttatataatggtgTATTATATAGTTATATTAGACatctatctattttttttttgtaagaaatTCCGATAAATTTACGGTGtcaaaaaatatttcaaaataatttttttatgcgaGTATAAAATAGacttaaaaataataagaatTATGAGGCTCTATCTAAAAATCAATTGGTGATTAGTagagttacacatgttcttattaatggttcaatattcttacacttattccatgtgAGACACAATAGTCTAATATCCCCTTAAGATAGATAGTGGTGATTTTTCGCTCATCAATCTTGAATCACCTGATTACAAGTGACCTGTTTTTTTTTTCAGCTAGCTTatttttttggatctcaagtgtcttttcgCATAATGCGGATCTCAGATCTCATGTGGCTTGACTCACTCTTTTTTGGATTGGTGTGGATCGAATGCCCACTAGGAAATTGACTTTTGATAACATGACAAGAATTATTAAGCTCCATCTAAAATCTAATtagtgattagtggagttacacatatTCTTATTAATGATTAAATATTTTCGGTATATAAAAAGAttacaatttaaatttttatacGATTGTATACAATATAATTATTTAGAATCTCCGCTCTATTCGtctcatatataaatattaatctatttttgttttttttttcttgagggTATAATCTATTTTTGTTCAGTCTAATATAATGCAAGCACGATTTAATTTGATGCGACAGCTAGGCCACTATATCCAAAATATCCAAACTACAAGTCCATTTTAGATCCATTACACCAACCTTCTTTCACctcaattaataataaataaactaaagaacagcGTAGAGGATCACATTTCAATTTTCAAAGAAGAACTTCTATAAATTCTGCTTCCACCCATAAACTTTCTCACAAGTTGCAACTTCACATTTTTTTGAAGAAAAGAAGTCATTTTTAGTAGTAGGTATGCTAGttctttatttaattttttttttgtgctcTGTAGTTCCTAGTACTGATGCCTTTTTTTCTATGTGCAACTTGGTTAATGCAATCATTGGAAATGaagtaatgtttttttttttctttcattttggaTCAAATGAACCCAACAGTTAATTCAGTTATTTACTTCAagccaaaacatatatcatatcatatcgCATGTATGGAGTCCAAAGTTTTCATCTTTATTATTCCTTTTTGTCTAATTCTGTGTTTCTTGACATGGGATTTTGTTTTTTCTTCCCTTTCCTTGATGGGATTTGAGTATTTTTCTTTCTAGAACTTGCCATTAGAAACTTACactattttgttaatttttgtaTTCTGCTAGAACAGTAGTTATTCTTTTCTTGAGACAGTTTGAGATATGGCTTTTTATGCTTTTCTTCAATTTGTAACTTTCTGATAAACCCAGATTCCAAAAAAGTGAGTATATCACAATTTCAATGGTATTGCTTCCAAAAGTTGTGAATCATTGTTCACTTTTCTTTCTCCTATAAATTCACAAAGATAATGTTTTTGCTTCAGCACTTGCTTTGAACTGGTTTCTTAGTATCACTTGTCTAAGTCTGTTTTTTGTGTTTTTAGTCAGAAAATGGCAAGGATTCCCAACTTTGTGGTGGGATTTCTTCTCTTGATTCTTTGGACAGCCATAGCAGAGGCATCAGATAGTTACAAGTATAAAGACCCAAAACAGCCGATAAATGTTCGAATAAATGACTTACTGAGTCGGATGACTGTGGAGGAAAAGATTGGGCAAATGACACAAATCGACCGCACTGTTGCTTCCAATGAGGTCATGAAGAAGTACTTTATTGGTAAAACAACACTATCTTTGTTCTCTTTTCACCATTACTAAACTAAAACTATGGTCAACAGAATTTTTTAAAGCAAACTGTACTCTATTTCTTGCAGGTAGTGTATTAAGTGGAGGAGGAAGTGTTCCTGCTAAGAAGGCTTCACCAGAGACTTGGATTGACATGGTGAATGATTTTCAAAAGGGATCTCTATCGACCCGTCTTGGGATTCCAATGATTTATGGAATTGATGCTGTTCATGGCCACAACAATGTCTACAAAGCCACAATATTCCCCCACAATGTTGGTTTGGGTGCTACCAGGTAAAGCATACATGTTCTAACCAAACATTTTGATAATCTCACAACTTGAAATACTCATATGTCATAATGTTTCAAGAGTTTTGCTTCATTCGTAATCTGTTATTTATGTTGAAACTTTGTTAAATCAGAGACCCTGAACTTGTTAAGAGGATTGGAGCAGCAACAGCTCTTGAAGTTAGAGCTACAGGCATCCAATATGTTTTTGCACCTTGCATAGCGGTAACCGAGTTGAATTATATAAAAGTTTTTTTGCTGATAGTAAGATTAAGTTTTAGCCTACTAACTTATTATGTTTGTACAGGTTTGTAGGGATCCAAGATGGGGTCGTTGTTTCGAAAGTTACAGTGAAGATCCCATGATTGTCAGGGCAATGACTGAGATTATACCTGGTTTACAAGGCGATGTGCCCGCAAACGGAAAGAAGGGTGTTCCTTATGTTGCTGGACAGTAAGAACATTCAAAAACCTTTGTATTTTAACACATTCCAACTATGATCTCTTAAATTTAAGCTAAAACAGAACTTGAACTTTGTGTACAGCCATTGTTTAAATTCATAGAAAGGTGGTCTAAAAGTTTAGCCTTTTGGAATTTAAGTATGTTCATCAGTCATTGTTTGATCCAAACTCTAAAATATGTCATAgattatataatatgtatattttCTAGTGTCGGTTTTGGACCTTATAAAATACTTTAGTAAAAAAAATACTGCAAGCTGTAATGGTTGACTGCAGTTTGGTTGGTCTAGTTATTTGTTTCTTCTACATTTATGATTAGATATGAGTGAAGATTTTTCAAAGTTTAGGACATTATTGCTTTGATGTGGTCCTTGTGAAAATAATAGATAGAGCTCATGGTTGGTATAGAGACAACGTATGCAAATGGGGTCTTTTAATCTAGAAGGGACAAAGACCCCAATCTTTTAAAATTTGGTCTAAAGCTTTtaaagttcttttttttttttttttcatactgTGTATACGGTCCTTAAACTAGTTCTCAtgcattttcttttccttttgccTATTACAATAAAGGTTATTTGCAAGAGACAATAGAGTAGGCATTATTTTATCCTCCTTCCTTTATCTttgttttgtatatatatatatatattgttttggtGTGGGATTGGAATAGTTTATATACAAAACACACACGGTTGTTCAATGTCCATTAAATTAATGGATTAAAACTCTTGTAAGACAGAATGGTGAATTCAGAATATATCCTTGGATAGAAAATGTGATAAAAAAGGTCTACTAgtgatatttaatttttttttatttcaaaattaatggtcaccttaaataaaaaataaaaaacaattagcatttttttttcttattactAATAACAAAAAGTGATTTACCTTTACATACTTCTCTAAAAATGTTAAGCGAATGCTCACTAATCTCTGTTTCACAGAAAAAATGTTGCAGCTTGTGCAAAGCATTATGTGGGTGATGGTGGAACAACTAAAGGCATCAATGAGAATAACACTATGATAAACAGACATGGATTGCTTAGCATTCACATGGCAGGTTACTACAACTCTATCATCAAGGGTGTTTCAACTGTTATGATTTCGTACTCGAGCTGGAACGGGAAAAAGATGCACGCCAATCAAGAACTCATCACCGGTTTCCTCAAGAACACTCTTCGGTTCAGGGTAAGAACACTATTCAACCGTGTTTGTTGGCCTTAAAAAGACTAGGAACTCTAAATGTTTGGTTTACAATGGTGTCTTGTCTCAGGGTTTTGTCATCTCAGATTGGCAAGGTATTGACAGGATTACCACACCAGAGCATGCTAACTACACTTACTCAATTAATGCAGGAATTACTGCTGGCATTGACATGGTAGCTCTACTTCCTTACGTTTGGATTTGAAATCTTTCTTAGCTTTAGTTCTTACACTTGTTTGGACATGTCTTACAGATCATGGTTCCATACAACTACACCGAATTCATCGACGGTTTAACATACCAGGTGAAAAATAAGTTTATCCCAATGAGCAGAATTGATGATGCAGTAAAGAGAATTTTGAGAGTTAAGTTTCAAATGGGTTTGTTCGAGTATCCATTAGCTGATCAAAGCCTTGTTCACGAGCTTGGTAGTCAGGTTAGTTAAACAAAAACTAGACACCAAATGTTGATGAAATCTGGAGATTTTGTTACTCTAAACTAACACCTTTACAATGCTGCAGGCGCATAGGGAGTTGGCTAGGGAGGCTGTGAGAAAATCTCTAGTGTTGTTAAAGAATGGTGAATCTGCAGAAAAGCCATTGTTACCGCTTCCAAAGAAGTCGGCGAAGATTTTGATTGCAGGCACTCATGCAGACAATTTGGGTTACCAATGTGGTGGTTGGACTATTGAATGGCAAGGTGTTACTGGCAACAATGTCACAGAAGGTACATTGGAACATAAATTTTGAACATAGGGAAGATTAATTAGTATGCTATTATTCATCAAAAACAATTAACGCTTAACAAAAACCTTTGTACTTAAAACAGGTACCACTATCCTCACTGCCATAAAAAAGACAGTTGATCCAACAACTAAAGTTGTGTACAAGGAAAAGCCAGACACCGGCTTTGTCAAAtcaaatggattcaattatgccATTGTTGTGGTGGGAGAAACTCCATATGCAGAGACATTTGGTGACAGTTTGAACTTGACAATTCCTCAACCTGGTCCAAGCATCATAACAAACGTGTGTGGGGCTATAAAATGTGTTGTTGTTGTTATCTCTGGGCGCCCTGTTGTTATTCAACCCTATGTTTCATCCATAGATGCTCTTGTTGCTGCTTGGCTCCCTGGAACTGAAGGCCAAGGTGTTGCTGATGTCTTATTCGGCGATTATGGTTTCACCGGAAAGCTTTCCCGGACATGGTTCAAGACTGTTGATCAACTCCCCATGAACATCGGAGATTATCATTATGATCCACTCTTCCCACTTGGATTTGGCCTCACT contains the following coding sequences:
- the LOC133789127 gene encoding uncharacterized protein LOC133789127 → MARIPNFVVGFLLLILWTAIAEASDSYKYKDPKQPINVRINDLLSRMTVEEKIGQMTQIDRTVASNEVMKKYFIGSVLSGGGSVPAKKASPETWIDMVNDFQKGSLSTRLGIPMIYGIDAVHGHNNVYKATIFPHNVGLGATRDPELVKRIGAATALEVRATGIQYVFAPCIAVCRDPRWGRCFESYSEDPMIVRAMTEIIPGLQGDVPANGKKGVPYVAGQKNVAACAKHYVGDGGTTKGINENNTMINRHGLLSIHMAGYYNSIIKGVSTVMISYSSWNGKKMHANQELITGFLKNTLRFRGFVISDWQGIDRITTPEHANYTYSINAGITAGIDMIMVPYNYTEFIDGLTYQVKNKFIPMSRIDDAVKRILRVKFQMGLFEYPLADQSLVHELGSQAHRELAREAVRKSLVLLKNGESAEKPLLPLPKKSAKILIAGTHADNLGYQCGGWTIEWQGVTGNNVTEGTTILTAIKKTVDPTTKVVYKEKPDTGFVKSNGFNYAIVVVGETPYAETFGDSLNLTIPQPGPSIITNVCGAIKCVVVVISGRPVVIQPYVSSIDALVAAWLPGTEGQGVADVLFGDYGFTGKLSRTWFKTVDQLPMNIGDYHYDPLFPLGFGLTTKPTKTY